The proteins below are encoded in one region of Chrysemys picta bellii isolate R12L10 chromosome 4, ASM1138683v2, whole genome shotgun sequence:
- the LOC112059263 gene encoding P2Y purinoceptor 1-like: protein MRMGRTPGQKAEADFCGNSGTILGTIQRTLIPGTFLFILAVGLTLNMPVIWILVFRVKRWNRSTIFLCNLVLADITWILTLPFLIYYHLNQLHWIFGDALCKITRTIYHVCYYCSIYFVTCLSVDRYLAIVHPLKSLWLLNKQQSLLISLSIWAVTSLASVPVPFVASTQICPDNKTICSLYVFSSSTYITLPFSMCCTVVGCLLPFIAICYCYCSSVRTLQKTGLHHFQKRGKLTKLMYSVLIIFALLYFPYHLSRNTCIFLRALWPNGNRSIENADTVFFVEVAVCSLNTCINPLFCFLAGGDFRDQVCKIASSYCHTKTWRSQQQRTSVYPV from the exons ATGAGGATGGGGAGAACACCTGGCCAG AAAGCAGAGGCAGACTTCTGTGGAAATTCTGGCACCATCCTAGGCACCATCCAGAGGACTCTCATCCCAGGGACCTTCCTCTTTATCCTGGCTGTGGGACTAACTTTGAACATGCCCGTCATCTGGATCCTCGTGTTCCGGGTGAAACGCTGGAACAGGAGCACTATTTTCCTTTGTAACTTAGTTTTGGCTGACATCACTTGGATCTTAACCCTCCCCTTTCTGATCTACTACCATCTGAATCAGCTGCATTGGATCTTTGGAGATGCTCTTTGTAAGATTACCAGGACAATTTACCATGTTTGCTATTATTGCAGCATCTACTTTGTCACTTGTCTGAGTGTGGATCGCTATTTGGCTATAGTGCATCCGCTAAAGTCTCTGTGGTTGTTAAATAAACAACAGTCACTACTGATTTCCCTCTCCATATGGGCAGTAACTAGCTTGGCCAGTGTGCCAGTCCCCTTTGTTGCCAGCACCCAGATATGCCCAGACAACAAAACTATTTGCTCTCTTTATGTATTTTCCAGCTCCACCTATATAACGCTTCCCTTTTCCATGTGCTGCACGGTGGTTGGCTGCTTGCTGCCTTTCATTGCTATCTGTTACTGTTACTGCAGCAGTGTCAGGACACTGCAAAAGACTGGCCTTCATCACTTTCAGAAAAGGGGTAAGCTCACCAAGCTCATGTACTCTGTTCTGATAATTTTTGCACTCCTTTATTTCCCTTACCACCTGTCAAGAAACACCTGCATCTTCTTAAGAGCATTGTGGCCCAATGGCAATAGGTCCATTGAGAATGCAGACACCGTGTTCTTTGTAGAGGTAGCAGTGTGTAGCCTTAATACTTGCATCAACCCTCTCTTCTGTTTCCTGGCAGGAGGGGATTTTCGAGACCAGGTTTGCAAAATAGCCTCCTCTTATTGTCACACCAAAACCTGGAGGAGTCAACAGCAAAGGACATCTGTGTACCCAGTATAA